The following are encoded together in the Flavihumibacter fluvii genome:
- a CDS encoding ABC transporter permease — MTTEQIKFNPEADIAGNSEWTTVIQPKRGWLDIDLKEIWRYRDLLMLLVKRDFVAFYKQTILGPVWFFIQPLLTTLMFLVVFGRIARLSTDGVPPILFYLAGVTCWSYISECLTKTSDTFITNANIFGKVYFPRVVIPAAVVISNLVRFSIQLCLFLSVWVYYLTRTGSTIHPNRMILLVPFLVLIMALLSLGLGIIFSSLTTKYRDLRFLLTFGIQLLMYATPVVYPLSLTSEKYRWLILANPFSALVETFRYAFTGSGTFSWYNLGYSALCMLVILATGIIIFNKVERTFMDTV; from the coding sequence ATGACGACTGAACAAATAAAGTTCAACCCTGAAGCTGACATCGCTGGTAATTCCGAATGGACCACCGTCATCCAGCCCAAACGCGGTTGGCTGGATATTGACCTCAAGGAGATTTGGCGGTACAGGGACCTGCTGATGTTATTGGTGAAAAGGGATTTTGTTGCCTTCTATAAGCAAACCATCCTGGGTCCTGTCTGGTTTTTTATCCAACCTTTACTAACTACACTGATGTTCCTGGTTGTTTTTGGCCGCATTGCCAGGTTGTCAACGGATGGCGTACCACCGATCTTGTTTTACCTGGCCGGGGTTACCTGCTGGAGTTATATTTCAGAATGCCTGACAAAGACTTCGGATACATTTATAACGAATGCAAATATTTTCGGTAAAGTGTATTTTCCGAGGGTGGTCATACCGGCAGCTGTCGTGATCTCCAACCTTGTCAGGTTTAGCATTCAGCTATGTTTATTTTTGTCGGTATGGGTGTATTACCTGACACGCACCGGATCTACCATCCATCCCAACCGTATGATATTACTGGTTCCTTTCCTTGTGCTGATCATGGCATTATTGAGCCTGGGGCTTGGCATTATCTTTTCATCCCTGACGACAAAATACCGGGATTTGCGTTTTTTGCTGACATTCGGTATTCAATTACTGATGTATGCTACGCCTGTCGTGTACCCGTTGTCATTAACCAGTGAGAAATACCGGTGGCTGATCCTGGCCAATCCTTTTTCAGCTTTAGTGGAAACCTTCCGGTATGCCTTTACAGGCAGCGGTACGTTCAGCTGGTATAACCTGGGATACAGTGCATTGTGCATGCTGGTCATCCTGGCAACAGGTATTATTATTTTCAATAAGGTGGAAAGGACCTTCATGGATACAGTTTAA
- a CDS encoding ABC transporter ATP-binding protein, with the protein MSEVAIMAENVSKLYRLGEIGTGTLSHDLNRWWASIRGKEDPYMKLGQSNKRDEKGSDWVWALQDINFELNEGEVLGIIGRNGAGKSTLLKLLSRISNPTTGVIKARGRIASLLEVGTGFHPELTGRENIFLNGAILGMTKAEIKRKFDEIVDFAGVTRYIDTPVKRYSSGMYVRLAFGVAAHLEPEILIVDEVLAVGDAEFQKKALGKMKSVSQNDGRTVLFVSHNMASISTLCTKGLMMQNGQVAYQGDIEETIRQYNQSSGSGSNQVDGFYDLEKFNDPALNIKITSAQIYCDKVRTGTLLTGSNVVFEFSYTLKNEATLREFGIMVKNGAEEFVFEVDTNHLGEKIDDRVTEGTIRFEFPEFRLFGNEDFIIDYYFGDAQLRRSFLFKDLIRFSLLSTDVYNSGKILQSKYNKFYQDVIFSQ; encoded by the coding sequence ATGTCAGAAGTAGCCATAATGGCGGAGAATGTTTCGAAACTGTACCGTTTAGGGGAGATAGGCACAGGTACCCTTTCCCATGATCTAAACCGCTGGTGGGCATCCATAAGAGGTAAGGAAGATCCTTATATGAAATTGGGCCAGTCCAACAAAAGGGATGAAAAAGGCAGTGACTGGGTATGGGCCTTGCAGGATATCAATTTTGAATTGAATGAAGGCGAGGTGCTTGGGATTATCGGCCGAAATGGTGCAGGCAAATCCACTTTACTCAAATTACTCTCCCGCATTTCAAACCCAACGACCGGTGTAATAAAAGCCCGCGGCCGGATAGCCAGTTTACTGGAAGTGGGCACCGGGTTTCACCCGGAATTAACCGGCAGGGAAAATATTTTTTTAAATGGGGCGATACTGGGCATGACCAAGGCAGAGATCAAACGGAAATTTGATGAGATCGTGGACTTTGCCGGCGTTACCCGTTATATAGATACTCCGGTGAAACGGTACAGCAGCGGGATGTATGTGCGGCTGGCCTTTGGCGTGGCTGCTCACCTGGAGCCTGAAATCCTGATTGTAGATGAAGTGTTGGCCGTAGGGGATGCGGAATTCCAGAAAAAAGCCCTGGGGAAAATGAAATCAGTCAGCCAGAATGATGGCCGGACTGTTTTATTTGTCAGCCATAATATGGCCAGCATCAGTACGCTTTGCACCAAAGGATTGATGATGCAAAATGGACAGGTGGCCTACCAGGGTGATATTGAGGAAACCATCAGGCAATACAACCAGAGTTCGGGATCAGGGTCAAACCAGGTAGATGGGTTTTATGACCTGGAGAAGTTTAATGACCCGGCTTTGAATATAAAAATTACGAGCGCCCAGATCTATTGTGATAAAGTGCGGACCGGTACCCTGTTAACCGGATCAAATGTTGTCTTTGAATTTTCCTATACCTTAAAGAACGAAGCAACCTTAAGAGAATTTGGGATTATGGTGAAGAATGGCGCCGAAGAATTTGTTTTTGAAGTGGACACCAATCACCTGGGTGAAAAGATCGATGACCGGGTTACGGAAGGCACGATCCGGTTCGAGTTTCCCGAGTTCAGGTTATTTGGTAATGAAGATTTTATCATTGACTATTATTTTGGTGATGCCCAGTTGAGGCGCTCCTTCCTGTTTAAGGACCTGATTCGGTTCAGCCTCCTGAGTACGGATGTATATAATTCAGGAAAGATTTTACAGTCCAAGTACAATAAGTTTTACCAGGATGTTATTTTTTCACAATAA
- a CDS encoding acyltransferase family protein translates to MNNQGAAKSAYYPQLDFLRFVAVTLVILEHWFGSALSRNFEFGYLGVLLFFVLSGFLISGILLKNRAMIDAGMVSKRETLKVFYIRRTLRIFPVYYFLLLFLFIFSFEGIRQKALWYFLYASNIYTYIQQEWDGMIGPFWSLAVEEQFYLVWPLLMLVMPVRKMPAFFGTCLLLAPVFRLLSIVFANHFSEAPLDTLSMRVLMPSCIDSFAAGGLLAFWRQDENTGSKWLKYLNNKYLVSGLVVIAYILLRYKENFLFYLLFPSVFSFLSVTMIAALLVKAKGLKGVIFNNPFLLHLGKISYGLYLFHGPFPLIFSIVDVVLGKLHKGFTIYHILAGLPKTTRSLVWVVYLVGLASLSYYILEKPFNKLKDKFLYK, encoded by the coding sequence TTGAATAACCAGGGCGCTGCCAAAAGTGCATATTACCCACAGCTCGATTTCCTGCGGTTTGTTGCCGTTACCCTGGTGATCCTGGAGCATTGGTTCGGATCTGCATTATCCAGGAATTTTGAATTTGGGTATTTAGGAGTATTGTTGTTTTTTGTCTTAAGCGGCTTCCTGATTTCCGGGATACTTTTGAAGAATAGGGCCATGATAGATGCCGGAATGGTAAGCAAAAGGGAAACGCTGAAGGTGTTTTATATACGCAGGACTTTAAGGATATTCCCGGTATATTATTTCCTGTTACTCTTCTTGTTTATATTTTCATTTGAAGGCATCCGGCAAAAGGCCTTATGGTATTTTCTATACGCTTCCAATATATATACCTATATACAGCAGGAATGGGATGGCATGATTGGCCCATTCTGGTCATTGGCGGTAGAAGAACAATTTTACCTGGTCTGGCCCTTGCTGATGCTGGTTATGCCGGTAAGAAAAATGCCGGCATTTTTCGGTACTTGCCTGCTCCTCGCACCCGTTTTCAGGCTATTGTCCATTGTCTTTGCCAATCATTTTTCTGAAGCCCCGTTGGATACTTTATCCATGCGGGTGCTGATGCCATCCTGCATAGATTCTTTTGCAGCGGGTGGCTTGCTCGCATTCTGGCGCCAGGACGAAAATACAGGCAGTAAATGGTTGAAGTATTTAAATAATAAGTACTTAGTATCAGGACTGGTTGTTATCGCTTATATTTTATTAAGGTATAAGGAAAACTTCCTGTTTTATTTATTGTTCCCATCCGTGTTTAGCTTTTTGAGCGTAACCATGATAGCTGCCCTGCTGGTAAAAGCAAAAGGATTAAAAGGTGTGATATTTAATAATCCGTTCCTGTTACATCTTGGAAAAATTAGTTATGGCCTGTATTTGTTCCATGGACCCTTTCCGTTGATCTTCAGCATAGTGGATGTTGTATTAGGAAAGCTGCATAAAGGTTTTACAATATATCATATACTGGCGGGGTTGCCTAAGACAACCAGGAGCCTTGTTTGGGTAGTTTACCTGGTTGGGCTGGCCAGCCTTTCGTATTATATCCTTGAAAAGCCCTTTAATAAGTTAAAGGATAAATTTTTGTATAAATGA
- a CDS encoding glycosyltransferase family 2 protein — protein sequence MSVDGRAPMVSVVMPVYNAAPFLRPAIDSILKQTYPDFECILINDGSTDSSAEIIRSYSDPRIKLIEQQNQGVAKTLNNALGYIRGKYTWRHDADDTSLPGKLESQVAFLEAHPEFALCATQVAFMTERGKIAWDYRQPRNDFFGDKPYLEVSRADFKPYSPITHATVLIRTDALKDLGGYRTAFKTAEDVDLWLRLLQKYRAVVLNQCDYFVRLNRSSATQVQGWKNAFFRNLAFEYYDQRNNKGQDNLERGEQVVLPEPPTINHQNRETLTGKVMRHDLLDYNYRLHLNAKDWLACVEMAKYSIRDGWKLAETWKALVFPFLAPWFVGSIVKMKKRFK from the coding sequence ATGAGTGTGGATGGCCGGGCGCCAATGGTTTCGGTGGTAATGCCGGTATATAATGCAGCCCCATTTTTGAGGCCGGCAATTGACAGCATATTGAAGCAGACTTATCCTGATTTTGAGTGTATTTTAATAAATGATGGTTCAACGGATAGTTCGGCGGAGATCATCCGATCCTATTCAGACCCACGGATAAAGTTAATTGAACAGCAAAACCAGGGTGTAGCTAAAACCCTGAATAATGCCCTGGGCTATATCCGGGGCAAGTATACCTGGCGGCATGATGCTGATGATACCAGCCTTCCCGGAAAACTTGAATCGCAGGTTGCTTTCCTGGAGGCCCATCCTGAATTTGCGTTATGTGCAACCCAGGTTGCATTCATGACTGAACGGGGCAAGATCGCATGGGATTATCGCCAGCCCCGGAATGATTTTTTTGGCGATAAGCCTTATTTGGAGGTAAGCCGTGCCGATTTTAAACCCTATAGCCCAATCACGCATGCAACAGTATTGATCCGGACCGATGCCTTAAAGGATTTGGGCGGGTATAGAACTGCTTTTAAGACCGCCGAGGATGTAGACCTATGGTTGCGGCTTTTACAGAAGTATAGGGCCGTTGTACTGAATCAATGTGATTATTTTGTGCGGTTGAACAGGAGTTCCGCAACACAAGTGCAGGGTTGGAAGAATGCGTTCTTTAGGAATCTTGCTTTTGAATATTACGACCAGCGCAATAATAAGGGGCAGGATAACCTGGAAAGAGGGGAGCAGGTGGTTTTGCCAGAACCACCAACAATTAACCACCAAAACAGGGAAACCTTAACTGGCAAGGTTATGCGGCATGATTTATTGGATTACAATTATCGCCTCCATTTGAATGCAAAGGATTGGTTGGCCTGTGTAGAAATGGCAAAATATTCAATAAGGGACGGATGGAAGCTGGCAGAAACATGGAAGGCATTGGTCTTTCCATTTTTAGCGCCATGGTTTGTTGGAAGTATTGTGAAAATGAAAAAACGATTTAAATAA
- a CDS encoding acyltransferase family protein has protein sequence METKENHKFYTQLEGLRGIAVLMVLTSHFIIMKNFPGLKFLELGFWGVNIFFVLSGFLITEILLKEIYANNSAKDILRRFYLKRTLRIFPIYYLIIILLAIFKVGGTESALKWSLTYTLNIQEIWFGGIPNVIFHFWSLCVEEQFYIIWPFLLLLVPSFFHKRIILFILFGAALLRFCFAYWQVKNYISFNHDSMFTCMDALGTGALLAYLKLNEPERLKKILERFWVPLLLISSFFLISYYSIKYEIVMQSLGRLVCAFTGFYLVGWGAMHIETRLGKVFENPAARYVGKISYGVYLFHWILYFLYAKQFSEWFKGFFKGKSTLIYFNTWFFTFIVFVLATIAVASLSYYLIEKPLLRLKSRIS, from the coding sequence TTGGAAACAAAAGAGAACCATAAGTTTTATACACAACTGGAAGGGCTAAGAGGTATTGCTGTTCTGATGGTATTAACCTCCCATTTTATTATAATGAAAAACTTTCCCGGATTGAAATTTCTTGAACTGGGTTTCTGGGGTGTAAATATATTTTTTGTACTCAGTGGTTTTTTAATTACTGAAATATTGTTGAAGGAGATTTATGCAAATAATAGTGCAAAAGACATATTGCGCCGTTTCTATTTGAAACGGACCTTACGCATCTTCCCGATCTATTATTTGATTATTATATTATTAGCCATATTTAAAGTCGGCGGCACTGAATCGGCGCTTAAATGGTCCCTGACTTATACGCTTAATATCCAGGAGATTTGGTTTGGCGGCATACCAAATGTTATTTTTCATTTTTGGTCGTTATGTGTGGAAGAGCAATTCTATATCATTTGGCCATTTTTGTTACTACTGGTTCCGTCATTCTTTCATAAGAGGATCATATTATTTATACTATTTGGTGCCGCCTTGCTGCGATTTTGTTTTGCCTATTGGCAGGTAAAAAATTATATTTCATTCAATCATGATTCCATGTTTACCTGTATGGATGCGCTTGGTACCGGGGCATTACTTGCTTACTTGAAACTGAATGAGCCCGAGCGGTTAAAAAAAATATTAGAGAGATTTTGGGTGCCGTTACTACTAATTTCATCCTTTTTTTTGATAAGTTATTATAGCATAAAGTACGAAATTGTAATGCAGTCCCTTGGTCGGCTAGTTTGTGCTTTCACTGGTTTTTATTTGGTTGGTTGGGGCGCAATGCACATTGAGACAAGGTTGGGTAAAGTTTTTGAAAACCCCGCGGCCAGGTATGTGGGAAAGATCTCCTATGGGGTCTATTTGTTCCATTGGATTTTGTATTTTCTATATGCAAAGCAATTCAGTGAATGGTTCAAAGGGTTTTTTAAAGGGAAATCAACTTTGATATATTTTAATACATGGTTTTTTACCTTTATTGTTTTTGTGTTGGCTACAATTGCTGTCGCTTCATTGTCATATTATTTAATAGAAAAACCACTTCTGCGATTAAAAAGCAGGATATCTTAG
- a CDS encoding glycosyltransferase family 2 protein — MRKVSVIVPLFNRADIISHTIDSVINQTHENWELLIVDDESSDNSVQVVTAYSVNDDRINLIQRVTQTRGGNACRNIGLKQATGDYVIFLDSDDLLKPHCFETRIKSIESAQGLNFAVFPGATFQDDRGTPRHFWNIETGLEDYIRFLQLDSPWQTTGVIWTRDFLFERNLSWDERLAIWQDVDFHLNILLLNPVYKVFWEMDIDYLIRENSADSVSRVGYFKADKVNSRVSFFQKYLTVLSEKKKGTRQLRKVFFIVLKSLSVHRNWPLVKEIIAKSLTYGVITKYESVRLLCAVLMAKITRNRILVFPGKKIELWIDNQPADTLQKVPYVERNSQ, encoded by the coding sequence ATGCGTAAGGTTTCTGTAATTGTCCCTTTGTTTAACAGGGCGGACATAATATCCCATACGATTGATAGCGTCATCAACCAAACCCATGAAAATTGGGAATTGCTGATTGTTGATGATGAATCATCAGATAACAGCGTTCAGGTTGTGACTGCTTATTCGGTAAATGATGACCGGATAAATTTGATTCAAAGAGTTACCCAGACCAGGGGTGGGAATGCCTGCCGGAATATCGGCTTAAAACAGGCAACCGGGGATTATGTAATATTCCTCGATTCTGATGATTTGCTTAAACCGCATTGTTTTGAAACGAGAATTAAAAGTATTGAAAGCGCACAGGGGTTGAATTTTGCGGTTTTCCCCGGTGCTACTTTTCAAGATGATAGGGGGACGCCGCGTCATTTCTGGAATATCGAAACCGGGCTGGAAGATTATATCCGGTTTTTACAGTTGGATAGTCCCTGGCAAACTACAGGGGTGATTTGGACAAGGGATTTCCTGTTTGAGCGTAATTTATCCTGGGATGAGCGCCTGGCTATATGGCAGGATGTGGATTTCCACTTGAATATATTGCTTTTAAATCCTGTTTATAAAGTGTTTTGGGAAATGGATATAGATTATCTTATCAGGGAGAATAGTGCAGACAGCGTAAGCAGGGTTGGCTATTTTAAAGCGGATAAAGTAAATTCGCGCGTTAGCTTTTTCCAAAAGTATCTTACTGTCTTATCTGAAAAGAAAAAAGGCACAAGGCAATTGAGGAAGGTTTTTTTCATTGTACTGAAGTCCCTTTCAGTTCATAGAAATTGGCCCCTGGTTAAAGAGATCATTGCAAAAAGTTTAACATATGGAGTGATAACTAAATATGAATCAGTTCGGTTGTTATGTGCGGTTTTAATGGCTAAGATTACCCGGAATAGAATACTTGTTTTCCCTGGAAAGAAGATTGAATTATGGATAGACAATCAACCTGCTGATACTTTACAAAAAGTGCCTTATGTTGAACGTAATTCCCAATAG
- a CDS encoding glycosyltransferase family 2 protein produces MSAELKKDILISIVIPVKNGDKWIEKCIQGIIDQTLFPKSEIIVLDSGSTDSTLAILANYPVQVIHIPPNEFNHGLTRNHGVQVAKGKFVVMTVQDANPVDNRWLEKLLECFEDEAVAGVCGQQIVPHDIDKNPVDWYLPVSEPAIKIFNFSKEEFDLFSPDQKAAICSWDNVNAMYRRISLLQIPFRNSLFGEDAIWALDAIQMGKTIVYQPSARVFHYHNENRDFVFKRHFTTNYFRYIYFGVIPAKPKLTLRRRISIIKIIFFRTKNISLRNRCLWWKYNIERFKGKSDAYKIFIESIKISKEELDAVHEKYCGIPPLAPKSK; encoded by the coding sequence ATGTCAGCTGAACTGAAGAAAGACATCCTTATTTCTATTGTTATCCCTGTAAAAAACGGTGATAAATGGATTGAGAAATGTATTCAAGGTATCATTGATCAGACACTATTCCCGAAATCTGAGATAATTGTGCTTGATTCTGGTTCCACTGACAGCACATTAGCGATATTGGCAAATTATCCTGTTCAGGTCATTCATATTCCTCCAAATGAATTCAACCATGGTCTAACCAGGAATCACGGGGTACAGGTAGCCAAAGGCAAATTTGTCGTAATGACTGTTCAGGATGCAAATCCGGTTGATAACCGATGGCTGGAGAAATTGTTAGAGTGTTTTGAGGATGAAGCAGTTGCCGGAGTATGTGGTCAGCAAATTGTGCCACATGATATTGATAAGAATCCTGTAGATTGGTATTTGCCTGTATCTGAACCAGCTATAAAAATATTTAATTTTTCAAAGGAAGAGTTTGATTTATTTTCTCCTGATCAAAAAGCTGCAATATGCAGTTGGGATAATGTGAATGCAATGTATAGGAGAATATCATTATTACAAATCCCATTTAGAAATTCCTTGTTTGGTGAAGATGCAATTTGGGCGCTGGACGCTATTCAAATGGGAAAAACAATAGTTTACCAGCCAAGTGCCAGGGTCTTTCATTATCACAATGAAAACAGGGATTTTGTATTCAAAAGACATTTTACTACTAATTATTTCAGGTATATATATTTTGGGGTAATACCTGCGAAACCTAAGTTAACCTTGAGAAGAAGAATCAGTATAATTAAGATCATTTTTTTTCGGACTAAAAATATTAGTCTAAGGAATCGGTGCTTATGGTGGAAGTATAATATAGAGAGATTTAAAGGGAAATCAGATGCCTATAAAATATTTATAGAATCAATTAAAATAAGTAAGGAAGAACTGGATGCTGTTCATGAAAAGTATTGTGGTATTCCTCCTCTCGCCCCAAAATCCAAATAA
- a CDS encoding acyltransferase — translation MNRIKFFLNHPTQFFAVVLAIFFPRFRFFRETNEYSDKITFNVWFIQKVLGFNRNAYWPMHHSSRVVGVENIVIGIDTNPGFHPGCYIQGTGKLVIGDYSRIGANTGLLSGNHSVYDHKIYEAKETIIGKYCWIGMNSVILPGVVLGDYTKVAAGSVVTKSFPAGYCIIGGNPAKIIKELDPDKVVSHKYKSEYVGYIPKNKFDSFRKKHLNS, via the coding sequence ATGAATAGAATTAAATTCTTTTTAAATCATCCTACTCAATTTTTTGCAGTTGTATTAGCTATTTTTTTTCCCAGATTTAGGTTCTTTAGGGAAACTAATGAGTATAGTGATAAGATTACATTTAATGTTTGGTTTATTCAAAAGGTATTGGGCTTTAATCGAAATGCATATTGGCCAATGCATCACTCAAGTAGGGTGGTAGGTGTTGAAAATATAGTTATTGGAATAGATACAAACCCAGGATTTCATCCTGGATGTTATATTCAGGGGACTGGAAAACTTGTCATAGGGGATTATTCTAGAATAGGGGCAAATACTGGTTTGTTAAGTGGAAACCATAGTGTATATGATCATAAGATATATGAAGCAAAGGAAACCATAATAGGTAAATATTGCTGGATCGGTATGAATTCTGTTATACTTCCCGGGGTTGTTCTTGGTGATTACACTAAAGTAGCAGCAGGTTCAGTAGTCACAAAGTCGTTTCCTGCTGGATACTGTATAATTGGTGGTAATCCAGCCAAGATTATAAAGGAATTGGATCCCGATAAAGTTGTCAGTCATAAGTATAAATCGGAGTATGTTGGTTACATCCCAAAGAATAAATTCGACTCCTTCCGGAAGAAACATTTAAACTCTTAA
- a CDS encoding glycosyltransferase family 2 protein translates to MNAPPLVSVLMTSYNREKYITNAIQSVLDSDFTDYELIIVDDISKDNTFAIAKEFEKVDSRVKVFQNAKNLGDYPNRNCAASYAKGKYLKYVDADDLIYPWGLGLLVKMMELFPNAGYGLCSLKQDDNRIYPFELSPSEAYKYNYKGSGIFNKAPLSSIILREAYLKVGGFREIRMAGDFDMWHRLSQIYPVVLMPQGIVWYRKHSEQEMNSHKNYVQVYEGLKIGYLKSDLCPLDKEFISQILKKNKRHIQRKLALDLIKLRWSDFSIGVKKLKQY, encoded by the coding sequence ATGAATGCACCTCCTTTGGTAAGTGTATTAATGACGTCCTATAACAGGGAAAAGTATATTACAAATGCAATTCAAAGTGTACTTGATTCAGATTTTACGGATTACGAATTGATAATTGTTGATGATATTTCAAAGGATAATACATTTGCGATTGCAAAAGAATTTGAAAAAGTGGATTCACGTGTAAAAGTATTCCAAAACGCTAAGAATCTAGGGGATTATCCAAATAGGAATTGTGCTGCTTCATATGCTAAGGGAAAATATTTAAAGTATGTAGATGCGGATGATTTGATATATCCCTGGGGTTTGGGCCTTCTTGTTAAAATGATGGAGTTATTTCCAAATGCTGGTTATGGACTTTGTTCATTGAAACAGGATGATAATCGAATATACCCATTTGAACTTTCACCTTCAGAGGCGTATAAATATAACTATAAAGGATCTGGTATTTTTAATAAAGCACCATTGTCTTCTATCATTTTGAGGGAAGCATACCTGAAAGTTGGTGGATTTAGGGAAATCAGGATGGCTGGTGATTTTGATATGTGGCATCGGTTATCACAAATTTATCCTGTTGTTTTAATGCCCCAAGGAATTGTTTGGTATAGAAAACATAGTGAACAGGAAATGAATTCACATAAAAATTATGTTCAAGTGTATGAAGGGCTTAAAATTGGTTATTTGAAATCCGATTTATGTCCCCTTGATAAGGAATTTATTAGCCAGATATTGAAAAAAAATAAAAGGCATATACAGCGTAAACTTGCTCTTGATTTGATAAAATTGAGATGGTCAGATTTTAGCATTGGTGTAAAAAAATTAAAGCAATATTAA
- a CDS encoding glycosyltransferase → MPSNISGTQDIIFISFEFPPLNVGGVFRPMKFAKYLPDYGIRPHVYALDPSDYPKIFSKVNVDESMLHDLNKVDLVINKVKIDPLSKLDTSKFKKFVRIYFSLYRGSEYLLWRDHLMQQIKKDAATKDFKAVLVTAPPFGMIALGYEIAKKFNIPLILDMRDAWALWNTSPYGSYLHYLATVKKEKKYFEFASRVIATSDQTIADWLNLHPSLPAGKFTCITNGYDRAALEVDFSPFELRPINGNRIFKIVYVGSFYYSPAARKEMLEPVYKKKGHRIFQYYPRKQDWLYRSPYFFFKTIQRVLELMPELRQKLLIEFAGNPQAWMDEMIKEAGLTDIVSQIGFVSHKESLALQKNADALLITSAKVEGGRDCFIAGKTFEYLTMNKPILAFVSEGSQKDILVQSGLSVMFNPDDIEHSAKTFISLLSEGHHFIPDSQFLNRFDRNHLTQELSEVIKDSIIEHQAVL, encoded by the coding sequence TTGCCTAGTAATATTTCTGGAACTCAGGACATCATTTTCATTTCTTTTGAGTTCCCTCCCTTGAATGTTGGCGGCGTTTTCCGCCCCATGAAGTTTGCGAAATATCTTCCGGATTATGGTATCAGGCCACATGTGTATGCACTTGACCCATCAGATTATCCCAAGATATTCAGTAAAGTGAATGTTGATGAGTCAATGCTGCATGACCTCAATAAGGTTGACCTGGTTATTAACAAAGTAAAAATTGATCCACTATCCAAATTGGATACCTCTAAGTTCAAAAAATTTGTACGAATTTATTTTAGCTTGTACCGGGGTAGTGAATATTTACTTTGGAGAGATCACCTGATGCAGCAAATAAAGAAGGATGCTGCTACAAAAGACTTTAAGGCAGTGCTTGTTACTGCTCCACCTTTTGGGATGATCGCATTGGGTTACGAGATAGCTAAAAAGTTCAATATCCCGCTGATCCTCGACATGCGTGATGCATGGGCTTTGTGGAATACTTCGCCCTATGGCAGTTACCTGCATTATTTGGCTACCGTTAAAAAGGAAAAAAAATATTTTGAGTTTGCCAGCCGTGTTATAGCCACTTCTGACCAAACCATTGCTGATTGGCTGAACCTTCATCCCAGCCTTCCTGCCGGAAAATTCACCTGTATTACCAATGGGTATGACAGGGCTGCATTAGAAGTTGATTTTTCTCCATTTGAACTTCGGCCAATTAACGGCAACAGGATTTTTAAGATCGTGTATGTTGGCAGTTTTTATTATTCGCCCGCCGCTAGGAAAGAAATGCTTGAACCGGTATACAAGAAGAAAGGCCATAGAATATTTCAATACTATCCAAGAAAACAAGATTGGCTTTACCGAAGCCCTTATTTTTTCTTTAAAACAATTCAACGGGTTTTGGAATTGATGCCTGAATTACGACAAAAATTGCTGATCGAATTTGCGGGGAACCCACAAGCCTGGATGGATGAAATGATAAAGGAGGCCGGATTGACAGACATCGTTTCACAAATAGGGTTTGTGAGTCATAAAGAATCACTGGCACTACAAAAAAATGCAGATGCGTTATTAATCACTTCTGCAAAAGTTGAAGGAGGCAGGGATTGTTTTATTGCAGGGAAAACATTCGAATATCTTACCATGAACAAACCAATTTTAGCATTTGTCTCAGAGGGCTCACAAAAGGACATCCTGGTTCAGTCTGGCTTGTCTGTAATGTTTAATCCCGACGATATTGAGCATTCTGCAAAGACGTTTATATCACTTTTATCTGAAGGCCACCATTTTATACCAGATAGTCAATTCCTTAATAGGTTTGATAGGAATCACTTAACCCAGGAGTTGTCGGAAGTAATTAAGGATTCAATAATTGAACACCAAGCGGTTCTGTAG